A region from the Methanofollis liminatans DSM 4140 genome encodes:
- a CDS encoding energy-coupling factor transporter transmembrane component T family protein — protein sequence MQEIFQYRNGNGILHRMNPITKIAGVTAVVVLAVLSADPVFLAAMTAAILVLGIAGSVGRDLLRQVPLLAFLGGFLILITVLTLQIGDVILDGPVVVTAGAVSFGLALALRFCAMIFAFQVLVATTMPTALVGALRTLKFPADYALMALIALRFIPHLQIEGKKIQEAQAARGFSPGGGIGGKVRGLVPVLVPLIANALGKAEVIGLTIDLRGLRTRLSASGTRTFGRPDLLLVAGISGLAVCFCALTLIG from the coding sequence ATGCAGGAGATCTTCCAGTACAGGAACGGCAACGGCATCCTCCACCGGATGAACCCGATCACCAAGATCGCAGGTGTAACGGCGGTCGTCGTGCTCGCAGTACTCTCTGCAGACCCGGTCTTCCTCGCGGCCATGACCGCGGCCATACTCGTCCTCGGCATCGCCGGCAGCGTCGGGCGGGATCTGCTGCGGCAGGTCCCCCTTCTCGCCTTCCTGGGGGGTTTCCTCATCCTGATCACCGTCCTCACCCTCCAGATCGGGGACGTGATCCTGGACGGGCCGGTCGTCGTCACCGCAGGCGCCGTCTCGTTCGGCCTTGCCCTTGCCCTGCGGTTCTGCGCCATGATCTTCGCATTCCAGGTGCTGGTGGCGACGACCATGCCGACCGCACTCGTGGGCGCCCTCAGGACGCTGAAATTCCCGGCCGACTATGCACTGATGGCCCTGATCGCCCTGCGGTTCATCCCGCACCTCCAGATCGAGGGAAAGAAGATCCAGGAGGCCCAGGCGGCGCGGGGCTTCTCCCCGGGCGGGGGCATCGGCGGGAAGGTGCGCGGCCTGGTCCCGGTGCTCGTCCCGCTCATCGCAAATGCGCTCGGAAAAGCCGAGGTGATCGGCCTGACCATCGATCTGCGGGGGCTGCGCACGCGGCTCTCCGCATCAGGCACCCGCACCTTCGGCCGGCCCGACCTCCTGCTCGTCGCCGGCATCTCTGGCCTCGCCGTGTGCTTCTGCGCCCTCACCCTGATCGGGTGA
- a CDS encoding ABC transporter ATP-binding protein — MIEVRDLTFTYPGAPAPALKGIDLTVRPGELVLVTGPTGAGKTTLCRAVAGILTHEYGGRIEGSIRIAGRAAGDYRGMEEVARAIGMVFDDADAQLIFSTVGEEIRSACAEGADIKEILERFCLSRHSEQAPHTLSGGEKQRTVLAAAVAGGRPTLILDEPAAELDPASAGRIAAILADLKGEGRAILLVENTPDAFCEIADRVIRLEAGRIAAPASRAPEEARAAIAPATGDPVVRISGLVHRYGAGFALRGIDLTIRAGEFVAVTGENGSGKTTLIRHLNGLLKPDGGSVEVCGMDTRRHPVHALARKVGLVFQNPDTMLFEETAEREVAFGARNAGVSDPEGSVRSALMAVDLLDRKDTYPRHLSRGERQRLAVACVLAMGPEVIVLDEPTTGLSPDEAGIVMDHLRRLQKTGVTVIMVTHDHALARRYADRIITMEGGAIMTDRAAGGEATCRRSSSTGTATASSTG; from the coding sequence ATGATCGAGGTCAGAGACCTCACCTTCACCTATCCGGGAGCGCCGGCCCCTGCCCTGAAGGGGATCGACCTCACCGTCAGACCGGGCGAACTGGTGCTCGTCACCGGACCGACCGGTGCCGGCAAGACCACCCTCTGCCGGGCGGTGGCCGGCATCCTCACCCACGAGTACGGCGGCCGGATCGAGGGCTCGATCAGGATCGCCGGCAGGGCTGCAGGAGACTACCGCGGCATGGAGGAGGTTGCCAGGGCGATCGGCATGGTCTTCGACGACGCCGACGCCCAGCTCATCTTCTCCACGGTGGGGGAGGAGATCAGGTCGGCCTGCGCAGAGGGGGCCGACATCAAGGAGATCCTGGAGCGCTTCTGCCTCAGCCGACACAGCGAACAGGCGCCCCACACCCTCTCGGGCGGCGAAAAGCAGCGGACCGTCCTTGCGGCGGCGGTCGCAGGGGGCCGCCCGACCCTGATCCTCGACGAACCCGCAGCCGAACTCGACCCGGCCAGCGCCGGGCGCATCGCGGCGATCCTTGCAGACCTGAAAGGCGAGGGCCGGGCGATCCTCCTGGTCGAGAACACGCCCGACGCCTTCTGCGAGATCGCCGATCGGGTAATCAGGCTCGAGGCCGGGCGCATCGCCGCACCGGCCTCCCGGGCGCCGGAGGAAGCGAGGGCGGCCATCGCCCCGGCCACCGGCGATCCGGTCGTCAGGATCTCGGGGCTCGTCCACCGCTACGGCGCGGGCTTCGCCCTCAGGGGGATCGACCTCACCATCAGGGCGGGCGAGTTCGTCGCCGTCACCGGCGAGAACGGTTCGGGCAAGACCACCCTGATCCGCCACCTCAACGGGCTGTTGAAACCTGACGGCGGTTCGGTCGAGGTCTGCGGCATGGACACCCGGCGCCACCCGGTCCACGCCCTCGCCCGAAAGGTGGGGCTCGTCTTCCAGAACCCGGACACCATGCTCTTCGAGGAGACGGCAGAGCGCGAGGTCGCCTTCGGGGCGCGCAACGCCGGCGTGTCAGACCCGGAAGGCTCGGTCAGGTCGGCCCTCATGGCCGTCGATCTCCTCGACCGGAAAGACACCTACCCCCGCCACCTCTCGCGGGGGGAACGGCAGCGCCTTGCCGTCGCCTGCGTGCTCGCCATGGGTCCGGAGGTGATCGTGCTGGACGAACCGACCACCGGGCTCTCGCCGGACGAGGCCGGGATCGTCATGGACCACCTGCGGCGCCTGCAGAAGACGGGGGTGACCGTGATCATGGTCACCCACGACCATGCCCTCGCGCGGCGCTACGCCGACCGGATCATCACGATGGAAGGAGGAGCAATCATGACGGACAGAGCGGCAGGAGGTGAGGCGACATGCAGGAGATCTTCCAGTACAGGAACGGCAACGGCATCCTCCACCGGATGA
- the serA gene encoding phosphoglycerate dehydrogenase produces the protein MGFRLKFKVLVSDPLAEEGIEILRETCDVDVRTDLTEEQLIDVIKDYDAILVRSGTEVTAAVIEAGANLKFIGRAGAGVDNIDTEAATRRGIPVANAPSGNTMAATEHTIAMMLSMARNIPQATASLKKKEWKRSKFMGVELNEKTLGIMGLGRIGREIAKRVIAMDMKVVGYDPFITKENAAQMGVELMDADELVKVADFITVHTPLTPETKHLINAARIATMKDGVRLINCARGGIIDEKAMYDGLVSGKIAGAALDVFENEPPFESPLLTLDNVIVTPHLGASTVEAQKNVAVSVAKQCLAVFAGEPAKYAVNVPMVPPDQQELMEPYAVLGEKMGRLLVQLVEGRMEAVEVIYGGDLSKNRFTRYITRSALKGLLDPILREPVNFVNAEYVTRERGIRVAETVTEAAQGFKNLITLRVKTDTMEETVSGTVFSKDRIRITSIGGYTMDMVPEGCVIISRHLDKPGVIGRASTILGEAQINIAGMQVGRVKRGEEAIMVLNVDAEVPQAVMEEIRTKVGIFSAKFAKL, from the coding sequence ATGGGGTTTAGATTGAAATTCAAAGTCCTTGTCAGCGATCCGCTGGCTGAAGAAGGCATAGAGATCCTCAGGGAGACGTGCGACGTCGATGTCCGCACGGATCTCACCGAAGAGCAGTTGATCGATGTCATCAAGGATTATGACGCAATCCTGGTCAGGAGCGGGACGGAGGTCACTGCGGCGGTGATCGAGGCAGGAGCGAACCTGAAGTTTATCGGGCGCGCAGGGGCCGGCGTCGACAATATCGATACCGAGGCCGCAACCCGCCGCGGCATCCCGGTGGCGAACGCTCCCTCAGGAAACACGATGGCGGCGACCGAGCACACGATCGCCATGATGCTTTCGATGGCCAGGAACATCCCGCAGGCGACGGCGTCCCTGAAGAAGAAGGAGTGGAAGCGCTCGAAGTTCATGGGGGTCGAACTGAACGAGAAGACCCTGGGTATCATGGGCCTCGGGCGGATCGGCCGGGAGATTGCAAAGCGGGTGATCGCCATGGACATGAAGGTGGTGGGCTACGACCCCTTCATCACCAAGGAGAACGCCGCCCAGATGGGGGTCGAGTTGATGGATGCGGACGAGCTGGTGAAGGTCGCCGATTTCATCACGGTGCACACCCCGCTGACGCCTGAGACAAAGCACCTGATCAACGCAGCGCGGATCGCCACGATGAAGGACGGCGTCAGGCTGATCAACTGCGCTCGCGGCGGGATCATCGACGAGAAGGCGATGTACGACGGCCTGGTCTCCGGGAAGATCGCGGGCGCTGCCCTCGACGTCTTCGAGAACGAACCGCCCTTCGAATCGCCGCTGCTGACGCTCGATAACGTGATCGTGACCCCGCATCTCGGGGCGAGCACGGTGGAGGCGCAGAAGAACGTCGCTGTCTCGGTCGCAAAGCAGTGCCTTGCCGTCTTTGCCGGAGAGCCCGCGAAATATGCGGTGAACGTCCCGATGGTTCCGCCAGACCAGCAGGAACTGATGGAGCCCTACGCCGTCCTCGGCGAGAAGATGGGCAGGCTGCTTGTCCAGCTCGTCGAGGGCAGGATGGAGGCGGTCGAAGTCATCTATGGCGGAGATCTCTCGAAGAACCGCTTCACCCGCTACATCACCCGCAGCGCCCTGAAAGGGCTGCTCGACCCGATCCTGCGCGAGCCGGTGAACTTCGTGAACGCGGAGTACGTCACCAGGGAGCGGGGGATCAGGGTGGCCGAGACCGTCACCGAGGCGGCGCAGGGCTTTAAGAACCTGATCACCCTCAGGGTGAAGACCGACACGATGGAAGAGACCGTGTCCGGCACCGTCTTCTCGAAGGACCGGATCAGGATCACCTCCATCGGCGGCTACACGATGGACATGGTCCCGGAGGGGTGCGTGATCATCTCCCGTCACCTCGACAAGCCCGGCGTGATCGGCAGGGCGTCCACGATCCTGGGCGAGGCCCAGATCAACATCGCCGGCATGCAGGTCGGCCGGGTCAAACGCGGCGAGGAGGCGATCATGGTCCTGAACGTGGACGCCGAGGTTCCCCAGGCGGTCATGGAAGAGATCAGGACGAAGGTCGGGATCTTCTCCGCAAAGTTCGCAAAACTCTGA
- the ppsA gene encoding phosphoenolpyruvate synthase: MTEMPNILWLEAISKDDIPLVGGKGASLGEMASVGLPVPKAFVVTAQAFRKFLVQTGLEDSLFDLLTDVDVENSEELEDVSRNVKNLVLDAKMPDDIKEEIIQAYGTMGPDNMVVAVRSSATAEDLPDASFAGQQETYLNIRGDAAVVEAVQMCWASLYGARAIYYRAKQGFDDRTVNIAVVVQQLIRSEKSGVMFSSHPVTGEPLTIIEGSWGLGEAVVSGSVSPDKYVYDRRLKKVFDRMISKKEYMIVPVGDHGTELVEIPNDRQEEPILSDAEVEALAAFAEISEEHYNVPQDIEWAIVGSTIYILQSRPITTIGMSTKAKGTGGQSTGAVLLEGNGASPGVASGPVIIVHDIKDLGKVKEGDILVTKMTNPDMVPAMRKVAGIVTDEGGMTCHAAIVSRELGTPAVVGTKKATKTLKDGDIITLDGEKGIVYEGAASVAAAPAAVMAAAVPGAAIAAAPIITATSIKVNVSLAEAAARAAATGADGVGLLRIEHMILGMNKTPGWYISQNKEEEFITELYNGIKVVLDAFPGKPVWVRTLDAPTDEFRNMLGGESEPIEHNPMLGWRGIRRDLQSPDQFRMQIEVFKRLWDRGYDNLGLMFPLVGHPDEFLKAKALIAGWGVDVDAVELGIMVEIPSSAILIEDFCKAGISFASFGTNDLIQYTLAIDRNNELVSSMYRPKHPAVLKLIRDAIAVCRQYGVECSICGQAGSDPKMVEWLIENGITSVSANIDAIPKIRETAARTEKRMILDAVRLKNA; this comes from the coding sequence ATGACCGAAATGCCCAACATTTTGTGGCTCGAAGCGATTTCAAAGGATGATATCCCTCTTGTCGGGGGAAAAGGTGCCTCCCTCGGTGAAATGGCGTCTGTCGGGCTGCCTGTGCCGAAAGCATTTGTGGTGACCGCCCAGGCCTTCAGAAAGTTTCTTGTCCAGACCGGACTCGAAGACTCCCTCTTTGACCTGCTCACCGACGTCGACGTCGAAAACAGCGAGGAACTCGAAGACGTCTCCAGGAATGTCAAAAACCTGGTCCTCGACGCGAAGATGCCCGACGATATTAAGGAGGAGATCATCCAGGCATACGGGACGATGGGGCCGGACAACATGGTCGTCGCCGTCCGTTCCAGTGCCACGGCAGAAGACCTTCCTGATGCGAGTTTCGCCGGACAGCAGGAGACTTATCTGAACATCAGAGGCGATGCGGCGGTCGTTGAGGCGGTGCAGATGTGCTGGGCCTCTCTATACGGCGCCCGCGCCATCTATTACCGGGCAAAACAGGGATTCGACGACCGGACCGTCAATATCGCGGTCGTTGTCCAGCAGTTGATCCGCTCTGAAAAGTCCGGCGTCATGTTCTCGTCGCACCCCGTGACCGGCGAGCCCCTCACGATCATCGAGGGCTCCTGGGGGCTTGGTGAGGCGGTGGTATCTGGCAGCGTCTCCCCGGACAAATACGTCTACGACCGCCGCTTGAAGAAGGTCTTCGACCGGATGATCTCGAAGAAGGAATATATGATCGTCCCGGTCGGCGACCACGGCACTGAACTTGTGGAGATCCCGAACGACCGCCAGGAAGAACCGATCCTCTCGGACGCCGAGGTCGAGGCGCTCGCCGCCTTCGCCGAGATCTCTGAGGAGCACTACAATGTTCCGCAGGATATTGAGTGGGCGATCGTCGGCAGCACGATCTACATCCTCCAGTCCAGGCCGATCACCACCATCGGTATGAGCACAAAGGCGAAAGGAACCGGAGGCCAGAGCACGGGTGCGGTCCTTCTCGAAGGCAACGGTGCATCGCCGGGCGTCGCAAGCGGTCCGGTGATCATCGTTCACGACATCAAAGACCTAGGGAAGGTGAAGGAGGGCGACATCCTGGTGACAAAGATGACCAACCCCGACATGGTCCCGGCCATGCGGAAGGTTGCGGGCATCGTCACCGACGAGGGCGGCATGACCTGCCACGCGGCGATCGTCTCCCGCGAGCTCGGCACCCCTGCGGTTGTCGGCACGAAGAAGGCGACAAAGACCTTAAAAGACGGGGATATCATCACCCTTGACGGCGAGAAAGGCATCGTCTACGAGGGCGCCGCATCAGTGGCCGCGGCTCCTGCCGCTGTCATGGCGGCCGCCGTACCGGGCGCAGCCATTGCGGCAGCGCCGATCATCACGGCGACGAGCATCAAGGTGAATGTCTCCCTTGCAGAGGCTGCGGCCAGGGCCGCCGCCACCGGGGCGGACGGTGTCGGTCTCCTGCGGATCGAACACATGATCCTGGGCATGAACAAGACGCCGGGCTGGTATATCTCCCAGAACAAAGAAGAGGAGTTTATCACCGAGCTCTACAACGGCATCAAGGTCGTCCTCGACGCTTTCCCGGGCAAACCGGTCTGGGTCAGGACGCTCGACGCCCCGACCGACGAGTTCCGCAACATGCTCGGCGGCGAGTCGGAACCCATCGAGCACAACCCGATGCTCGGCTGGCGCGGCATCCGCCGCGACCTCCAGAGCCCGGACCAGTTCAGGATGCAGATCGAGGTCTTCAAGCGTCTCTGGGACAGAGGATATGATAACCTCGGGCTGATGTTCCCGCTGGTCGGCCACCCCGACGAGTTCCTGAAGGCAAAGGCACTCATCGCCGGGTGGGGCGTGGACGTGGACGCCGTCGAACTCGGCATCATGGTCGAGATCCCCTCTTCGGCGATCCTGATCGAAGACTTCTGCAAGGCAGGCATCTCCTTTGCCTCCTTCGGGACAAACGACCTGATTCAGTACACCCTTGCGATCGACCGGAACAACGAACTCGTCTCCTCGATGTACAGGCCGAAACACCCGGCCGTACTCAAACTGATCAGGGACGCCATCGCCGTCTGCCGCCAGTATGGGGTCGAGTGCTCCATCTGCGGCCAGGCGGGTTCGGACCCGAAGATGGTGGAATGGCTCATTGAAAACGGTATCACGAGTGTTTCGGCAAACATCGACGCCATCCCGAAGATCAGGGAGACGGCGGCGCGGACCGAAAAGAGGATGATCCTCGACGCTGTGAGACTTAAAAATGCGTGA
- the mfnA gene encoding tyrosine decarboxylase MfnA, whose product MRESGISEEELFSFLSLKKGEDSRYHHVLSSMCTLPHPVAVRAHQMFIEANLGDPGLFRGAASVENLLVERVGSLLHHPGAGGYATSGGTESNLQALRIFRKMKGSRRPNVVVPESAHFSFEKACDILCIEMRTVPCDQTFRMDPDALQERLDADTCCIVGIAGTTEYGVVDPIETIAGIAHDHGIPLHVDAAFGGFVIPFLKRPIPFDFSLPGVASVAVDPHKMGMSTIPCGCLLVREPSWFNLLNVDTPYLTVKQECTLAGTRSGGAVVGAFAVLEFLGREGMRAVVEGCMKNTARLIDGMETFGYRRAVTPDLNVATFEGGAVPPGWQVSWTRRGHMRMVMMPHVHRSVIEEYLKETGEIHA is encoded by the coding sequence ATGCGTGAATCCGGTATCTCTGAAGAGGAACTTTTTTCCTTCCTCTCCCTTAAAAAAGGGGAGGACTCCCGCTACCATCATGTGCTCAGCTCGATGTGCACGCTCCCTCACCCCGTTGCGGTGCGGGCGCACCAGATGTTCATCGAAGCGAATCTCGGCGATCCCGGGCTTTTCAGGGGTGCCGCTTCGGTTGAGAACCTGCTGGTGGAGCGGGTCGGTTCCCTCCTTCACCACCCGGGAGCCGGCGGCTACGCCACCTCGGGCGGGACCGAATCGAATCTGCAGGCCCTCAGGATCTTCCGAAAGATGAAGGGCTCGCGCCGCCCCAACGTCGTCGTTCCCGAGTCTGCGCACTTCTCCTTCGAGAAGGCCTGCGACATCCTCTGTATCGAGATGCGGACGGTGCCCTGCGATCAGACCTTCCGGATGGACCCCGACGCCCTGCAGGAGCGTCTCGACGCCGATACCTGTTGCATCGTCGGGATCGCCGGGACGACCGAGTACGGCGTCGTCGATCCCATCGAGACGATCGCCGGAATCGCCCATGATCACGGGATCCCGCTCCACGTGGACGCCGCCTTCGGCGGTTTTGTCATACCGTTCCTGAAACGGCCGATCCCCTTCGACTTCTCCCTGCCCGGTGTTGCGAGCGTCGCCGTGGACCCGCACAAGATGGGGATGAGCACCATACCCTGCGGGTGCCTGCTGGTGCGCGAGCCCTCGTGGTTCAACCTCCTCAACGTGGACACGCCCTACCTGACCGTGAAGCAGGAGTGCACCCTTGCGGGCACGCGCTCGGGCGGCGCGGTCGTCGGCGCCTTTGCGGTGCTCGAGTTTCTCGGCAGGGAAGGGATGCGCGCCGTCGTCGAGGGGTGCATGAAGAACACCGCGCGGCTCATCGATGGGATGGAGACCTTCGGCTACCGGCGTGCGGTCACGCCCGACCTGAACGTGGCGACCTTCGAAGGGGGTGCAGTCCCTCCTGGATGGCAGGTCTCCTGGACCAGACGGGGGCATATGCGCATGGTCATGATGCCCCATGTCCACCGTAGCGTCATCGAAGAATATCTCAAAGAAACAGGTGAAATACATGCTTAA
- the hpt gene encoding hypoxanthine/guanine phosphoribosyltransferase, whose translation MLNRLIASLESCPMVRRGEYNYFIHPITDGVPLLEPSLLREVACAMVCVMDLQGVDKIVTAEAMGIHIGTALSMITDIPLNIMRKRQYSLPGEVAVDQSTGYSNGHLYLNGIEKGDRVVVIDDVISTGGTLKAVIAALERAGAEVVDICVVIRRGDPDVGRPVRTLVGIEVDENGVHVVDTFR comes from the coding sequence ATGCTTAACAGGCTGATCGCATCGCTGGAGTCCTGCCCGATGGTCAGGCGGGGAGAATATAACTATTTCATTCACCCGATCACCGACGGCGTTCCTCTCCTTGAGCCCTCCCTCCTGCGCGAGGTGGCGTGCGCCATGGTCTGCGTGATGGACCTCCAGGGCGTCGACAAGATCGTGACCGCCGAGGCGATGGGGATCCATATCGGCACCGCCCTCTCGATGATCACCGACATCCCGCTCAACATCATGCGGAAACGGCAGTACTCCCTCCCCGGCGAGGTCGCCGTGGACCAGTCGACCGGCTACTCGAACGGGCACCTCTACCTGAACGGGATCGAGAAGGGCGACCGGGTCGTGGTGATCGACGACGTGATCTCCACCGGCGGCACGCTGAAGGCGGTCATTGCCGCCCTTGAGCGGGCAGGCGCCGAGGTCGTCGATATCTGCGTCGTGATCAGGCGCGGTGACCCTGATGTCGGGCGCCCGGTCAGGACGCTGGTCGGTATCGAGGTCGATGAAAATGGGGTCCATGTCGTCGATACCTTCAGGTGA
- the dph2 gene encoding diphthamide biosynthesis enzyme Dph2, with protein MGSMSSIPSGELAERIRQAGARKIVLQVPDGLKRQAVPLVRALRAEGIEVSAVSGDPCYGSCDLALDAVALTGADLLVHIGHAPVDEREGVLFEHLPFDFDPAVVAAAIPLLTGPTVGLVTTVQHAHLLEGVAAVLGAHGIATEVAHEGGRTPLAGQVLGCTYANARALAAPEILYVGTGVFHPLGVQMATGRRVVALDPYTGEVQEVSADRLLRRRFALIERARGAESFGILLSTKSGQARPALAERLLALSERAVVITMREVTAAEMTNFGCGAYVNTACPRLAYDDQVRFPAPLLTPQEFEILCGVRAWEDYTIDEI; from the coding sequence ATGGGGTCCATGTCGTCGATACCTTCAGGTGAACTTGCGGAGCGAATCAGGCAGGCCGGTGCCCGGAAGATCGTCCTCCAGGTCCCGGACGGGCTGAAACGGCAGGCTGTCCCCCTTGTCCGGGCGCTCAGAGCCGAAGGCATCGAGGTGTCGGCGGTCTCCGGAGACCCCTGTTACGGCTCCTGCGACCTCGCCCTCGACGCCGTCGCCCTCACCGGCGCTGACCTCCTCGTCCATATCGGCCACGCCCCGGTCGACGAGCGGGAGGGGGTGCTCTTCGAGCACCTTCCCTTTGACTTCGACCCGGCGGTGGTGGCGGCGGCAATCCCGCTGCTGACCGGACCGACCGTCGGCCTGGTCACCACGGTCCAGCACGCCCACCTCCTCGAAGGGGTCGCCGCCGTCCTTGGGGCGCACGGGATCGCCACCGAAGTGGCGCACGAGGGCGGGCGCACCCCTCTCGCCGGGCAGGTGCTCGGGTGCACCTATGCAAATGCCCGGGCCCTCGCCGCTCCCGAGATACTCTACGTCGGCACCGGCGTCTTCCACCCGCTCGGCGTCCAGATGGCCACGGGCCGGCGGGTCGTCGCCCTCGATCCCTATACCGGCGAAGTGCAGGAGGTCTCTGCCGACCGTCTTCTCCGCCGGCGCTTCGCCCTGATCGAGCGCGCACGCGGGGCCGAATCGTTCGGGATTCTTCTCTCCACCAAGAGCGGGCAGGCGCGCCCTGCCCTTGCAGAGCGTCTTTTAGCCCTCTCGGAACGGGCGGTGGTGATCACGATGCGGGAGGTGACCGCCGCCGAGATGACCAACTTCGGCTGCGGGGCCTATGTGAACACCGCCTGCCCCCGCCTCGCCTACGACGACCAGGTCCGCTTCCCTGCGCCCCTCCTCACCCCGCAGGAGTTCGAGATCCTCTGCGGCGTGCGGGCGTGGGAGGACTACACTATCGACGAGATCTAA
- a CDS encoding METTL5 family protein: protein MRLRHLEMTLQKLSGFPSPKPALEQYATPAEVAARLLFHAAGEGAIEGQRVLDLGCGTGILACGARLLDAAMVAGIDCDRGALRVARENARSLDIEVALIRGEVGPAFPVRTDSFDTVVMNPPFGAQQRHADRPFIDCAIAAAPVVYGIFNAGSRPFVERYIEGRAGITAAIGGTFTIPRTFAFHRRERMDIPVEILKIERESPC, encoded by the coding sequence ATGCGCCTGCGGCACCTTGAGATGACCCTCCAGAAACTTTCCGGCTTCCCCTCCCCAAAACCGGCCCTTGAACAGTATGCAACGCCGGCCGAGGTCGCCGCCCGCCTGCTCTTTCATGCGGCGGGTGAAGGGGCGATCGAGGGGCAGCGGGTGCTCGACCTCGGGTGCGGCACCGGCATCCTCGCCTGTGGTGCGAGGCTTCTGGACGCCGCCATGGTCGCCGGGATCGACTGCGACCGCGGGGCCCTCAGGGTGGCGCGGGAGAACGCGCGCTCCCTCGATATCGAGGTGGCCCTGATCCGCGGCGAGGTCGGCCCGGCTTTTCCCGTGCGGACCGACTCGTTCGACACGGTCGTCATGAACCCCCCCTTCGGCGCGCAGCAGCGTCATGCCGACCGTCCTTTCATCGATTGCGCCATCGCTGCCGCCCCGGTGGTCTACGGCATCTTTAATGCCGGTTCGCGCCCCTTTGTCGAGCGCTACATCGAGGGCCGGGCCGGAATCACCGCCGCCATCGGCGGCACCTTCACCATACCAAGAACATTCGCCTTCCATCGCCGGGAGAGAATGGACATACCTGTTGAGATCCTGAAGATCGAGCGGGAGAGCCCATGCTGA
- a CDS encoding MFS transporter — MLKELRSVLGLSLGHFVIDIYSPVIPAVLPVLIATHGYSYFLAGLLVAAFNITSSLLQPTVGWLSDRKDVTVPFAVPFVLTSVCIGVFGFIGDYPVLLLCSACAAFGAAIFHPGALSAVNRLTKAENRGRLTSIFVIGGNFGFAVGPVFAAVAVGAFGLPGLIFLVIPGLLTAAFSRLIFPAPDGMERKAVVSAEVRGPIPIRPIAMVIGVGALRSWAIFASIAFLPAYFHDHLGVDILMANTLVSLTLLAGVVGQYVGGALSDIFGRKEVTVLGLAASLPPFALFLLTSGPVSYAALLVFGFFLWSTFSVTVAMAHEVMPGNVGFASGLMLGLAVGAGGIGVAVSGVLADAFSLEAALSTLALPLIAAVALAAAVPYPWKRFGRLIAGETR; from the coding sequence ATGCTGAAAGAACTCAGGTCAGTCCTCGGCCTTTCCCTTGGCCACTTCGTCATCGACATCTATTCGCCGGTCATCCCCGCCGTCCTGCCCGTTCTCATCGCAACGCACGGCTACTCGTATTTTCTTGCCGGTCTTCTCGTCGCCGCATTCAATATCACCTCCTCCCTCCTCCAGCCCACGGTCGGCTGGCTATCAGACCGGAAGGATGTCACCGTCCCCTTCGCTGTCCCCTTCGTGCTCACCTCCGTCTGCATCGGGGTATTCGGATTCATCGGCGACTACCCGGTCCTCCTCCTCTGCTCGGCCTGCGCCGCTTTCGGGGCCGCAATCTTCCACCCCGGCGCCCTCTCTGCCGTGAACAGGCTGACAAAGGCCGAGAACCGCGGCAGACTCACGTCGATCTTCGTCATCGGCGGCAACTTCGGTTTTGCCGTCGGCCCGGTATTCGCCGCCGTTGCCGTCGGGGCGTTCGGCCTGCCCGGTCTGATCTTCCTCGTCATCCCGGGCCTCCTGACCGCCGCCTTCTCCAGGCTGATCTTCCCGGCCCCTGACGGCATGGAGAGAAAGGCCGTTGTGTCGGCTGAAGTGCGCGGTCCCATCCCGATCCGCCCGATCGCCATGGTGATCGGGGTCGGGGCCCTGCGGTCGTGGGCGATCTTCGCCTCCATCGCCTTCCTTCCCGCCTACTTCCACGACCATCTCGGGGTCGACATTCTCATGGCAAACACTCTCGTCTCCCTGACCCTCCTCGCCGGCGTGGTCGGGCAGTACGTCGGCGGCGCCCTTTCCGACATCTTCGGCCGCAAGGAAGTGACCGTCCTCGGCCTTGCCGCCTCGCTCCCGCCATTCGCGCTCTTCCTGCTCACCTCAGGGCCGGTCTCCTATGCCGCCCTTCTCGTTTTCGGTTTCTTCCTCTGGTCCACCTTCTCGGTCACGGTGGCAATGGCGCATGAGGTGATGCCGGGCAACGTCGGTTTCGCCTCGGGACTCATGCTCGGCCTTGCCGTCGGGGCCGGTGGCATCGGGGTCGCGGTAAGCGGCGTTCTCGCTGACGCCTTCTCCCTTGAAGCCGCTCTCTCCACCCTTGCCCTTCCGTTGATTGCGGCGGTGGCGCTGGCGGCGGCGGTGCCCTATCCCTGGAAACGGTTCGGACGCCTGATAGCCGGGGAAACCCGGTGA